Proteins co-encoded in one Papaver somniferum cultivar HN1 chromosome 5, ASM357369v1, whole genome shotgun sequence genomic window:
- the LOC113279413 gene encoding uncharacterized protein LOC113279413, giving the protein MVSYGGFRMKGNQWNQNYDFQIIAFFNLGLRQSKFKCIKKCYWNPPQNGYTLFCCDGVSVDNVGAAGFGVVVRDHLCQVVGALAGGIGITTNYIAEIYDVVCAAELAEE; this is encoded by the coding sequence ATGGTTTCATATGGAGGTTTTAGAATGAAAGGCAATCAATGGAACCAGAATTATGACTTTCAGATAATTGCATTCTTCAATCTGGGTCTTAGGCAGAGTAAATTTAAATGTATTAAAAAATGCTACTGGAATCCTCCTCAGAATGGATACACACTTTTTTGTTGTGATGGGGTCTCTGTTGATAATGTTGGAGCTGCTGGATTTGGTGTGGTGGTTAGAGATCATTTGTGTCAGGTGGTTGGAGCTTTAGCAGGTGGAATTGGCATAACAACCAATTATATTGCAGAAATATATGATGTAGTCTGTGCAGCAGAGCTTGCAGAAGAATGA
- the LOC113279414 gene encoding uncharacterized protein LOC113279414 encodes MVLQDSAITANICDWINKHLSSKDAHIFSVLTTAWCIWKDRCFQIFQQKPLNTPCTIRLESKLISDTNEFLASSRPNSSATVAHVQVSPSNRDLPPDCCLVYYDASYDKHTNKSGVGIVIFNQTWEFKGCKTVAGQALNPEEAECTALFEAVKWVKARGYNNIFLRSDAKNATSFLNKMVDQISWLNNSILEDCLFILRDFIYVKTEYVSRNLNDCADKATKYSRKFNVSGEWLDIYPPFSLN; translated from the coding sequence ATGGTGCTTCAAGATTCTGCTATTACTGCAAACATTTGTGATTGGATTAACAAACATCTTTCGTCTAAGGATGCTCACATTTTTTCTGTTTTAACTACTGCATGGTGTATTTGGAAGGATAGATGCTTTCAAATTTTCCAGCAAAAACCCCTGAATACTCCTTGCACTATCAGACTGGAATCTAAGTTGATTAGTGATACCAATGAATTCCTAGCTTCATCTAGACCTAATAGTAGTGCAACTGTTGCTCACGTTCAGGTATCTCCTTCTAATAGAGATCTTCCACCTGATTGTTGTTTAGTATATTATGATGCTTCTTATGATAAACATACTAATAAGTCTGGTGTTGGAATTGTTATTTTCAACCAAACATGGGAATTCAAAGGATGCAAAACAGTCGCAGGCCAAGCACTAAATCCAGAAGAAGCTGAATGCACTGCCTTATTTGAAGCTGTGAAGTGGGTTAAAGCTAGAGGTTACAACAATATTTTCTTAAGAAGTGATGCAAAGAATGCAACTTCTTTTCTGAATAAAATGGTGGATCAGATTAGCTGGTTAAACAATTCCATATTAGAAGATTGTCTTTTCATTCTTAGGGATTTTATCTATGTTAAAACTGAGTATGTTAGTAGGAACCTTAATGATTGTGCTGATAAAGCAACTAAATATAGTAGGAAATTCAATGTATCAGGTGAATGGTTGGATATTTATCCCCCATTTAGCCTAAACTAG